TTTTCTCTATTACAATTGCTGCACTTTGAAATAGCTGTATTTTCAAAATACCATGAAGTAAtcgtgttaatggtggttttgcATTGGTTAAGGTCGTAGTTGTTAAAGGTCGTAGTTGTTATACTTATGTTGAGGAAAGCTGGTTGGGTTACCTTTCATCATGGTCAGATGGTTATACTTGTGAAGGTACaaacaataactacaaatagaATCTTGAAAATGTTTTCAGAGTTGCAGAACTACACCAATCTTTTTCCCATAAAAGTTTTTTTCTGTTTTCtgataaaatagaaaaaaattgtTACAACTTACAAGAGTATTTTACTAGAAAAGCTTTATCCACTGTTGCCTACTCTCTGGACATTTGAAAGGTGTTTTAGTTTTGTAGGTAATATTATTCGTATGCGATTTTGATTTGCAATTGGGATTCCTTTGGAGTCTGTCTAGCAGTGGGGTGAAAATTTGCAGTTCTATTACATCTCTTTTTATGGCGGACTTTAACTACAAATAAATTTTAATATGAATCTCTTTAGAATTTGGCTTTTTCTTAGTTGTATCATATCACGCATCATGCTAATATACACTGCAAATCGACCAcaacttcttctctttttcttaatTCATGCGGCCTTCAAATACCAGTCACATGTTTGCTTACAATTACTCGGGGTTAATTTCCATAATCAAGCAACGCGTTCACTGAATATTTTTTGTAGTATTGGACCATTGATAAAGTTAATATCTGTTTTTACATAGCCATGGTAATCCTTGTTATGAATCCTGGAATGCCAAACTGAGTTAAATTTGTCTGATCACAAAAATTTCCCTTTGGTTAGTTATACACATCTGACATATCATCATTCTCAAGTCATTAACTCATTCCAAGTGTGTGGAGAAACAGATGGGCTGAATAACTTACATCGTATTCTGGTTGTCCTAGTTCACTTTTCCCATCAGACTGAGAGTTGCGTGTTTTGGTTTTTGGCAGGTTTCGGAAGCATCAGTTACCAGAAACCGTAGTACGATTATTGTTCCAGCAGGAAGTGCAAGAGATGAAGGATGGGTAGCATTTAGGAACATTTTGGGAGAAATCAATGAAGCTTCTAGGCTTTTTGTCCTACCTAATCAGGtctgtctctctttctctctctctctctccccgaCATACAAATGCAACCATTGTCATTTCTGAGAGTCTTATGTGTTTTCCCTTTTCTCTGGAAGCAGACAAATTCTGAACCCTCAGAGCGCCTTGCAGGCCTTTCAGATGATGTGGGTGCTGGCTTCATAGCTGGCCACAGTAGTCAACCTGCTACAGCATCCAAAATCAATGTAGCAGATAGGCCAGTTGAATTAGCTCCTCAAGGTGACCTTGGAAACCTTGGGATTTCCAAGGTAATCAGAGCTGATCAAAAAAGGTTCTTCTTTGATCTTGGAAGTAACAACAGAGGCCATTTCTTGAAGATATCTGAGGTAAGTGGAAGTCCCTGTCTTGTTAGTTATACCAATTTTCATTATTATATGCATATATAATATCTGATAATTTTAATGCTTGGGGTCCAATTTTCTTACTAACAAACTAATTGATTTGAATTATGGCTTGCAGGTTGCCGGGTCTGATCGTTCATCTATTATTCTGCCTCTCTCGGGTCTGAAGCAGTTTCATGAAATGGTTGGCCATTTTGTGGAGATCACCAAAGATCAACTTGAAGGCCTGACAGGTGCAAATGTCAGGACAGTTGAGCCTCCTCCCCAGAGATGAATCAAAGCCCATATTACGAATCTGGATTTTGTGACAATTCCTGTCAAGTTGGTATATTTGGATTAGATTGCAGATTGTTCTTTGTTAGTGTTCCACTAtgaaatcttttttgtcttcttgGTTCCTCTCTTCTGCTGTTCCCACTTATTTATAAGATTTCAAAAGCTATGAAATAATTTCTCTATTGACTTGAGTGTTGGAAAAGTTGGTGTTGTGGGGTCTGCTAAGTTTATCACTGAaggaataacaaaatcagaacatGCTTATAGTCCCCTTGTAATTAAT
This portion of the Papaver somniferum cultivar HN1 chromosome 11, ASM357369v1, whole genome shotgun sequence genome encodes:
- the LOC113320465 gene encoding transcription factor Pur-alpha 1-like, producing MEGNSGGNDVELLCKTLQVEHKLFYFDLKENPRGRYLKISEKTSATRSTIIVPVSGIVWFLDLFNYYVSSDEQEGLSKELQLDTKVFFFDVGENKRGRFLKVSEASVTRNRSTIIVPAGSARDEGWVAFRNILGEINEASRLFVLPNQTNSEPSERLAGLSDDVGAGFIAGHSSQPATASKINVADRPVELAPQGDLGNLGISKVIRADQKRFFFDLGSNNRGHFLKISEVAGSDRSSIILPLSGLKQFHEMVGHFVEITKDQLEGLTGANVRTVEPPPQR